In one window of Haloprofundus halophilus DNA:
- a CDS encoding site-2 protease family protein: MDEADSPPYGPAAAPADGPSLEQLGSVFYVREVRTDDERLLYYGESLVSRRSLLEEVWPSFRQAGYDVRLARTNDGLDVLVAEPLSVGLEGVPWKNLLLFVATVTSTLFVGAYAWYYIPVSQIQENPLVALEAWPFTAAVLGVLCAHELGHYVMGRYHGVDVSLPYLIPFIFPFGTMGAIIRMRGQMPDRKALFDIGVAGPLGGLAATVLVTAIGLSLDPITIPERVFVGSTEVIQFNNPLLLDLIATFLGQPSDYSYPQTVNPVIIGGWVGMFFTVLNLLPVGQLDGGHMVRAMLGRRQETVATLVPLGLFGLAGYLYYVRDLGLQESVGLWAFWGLFSLFIAINGPAHPIDESGIGWKRQLVGVFTFALGLLCFMLVPIQLMSA; this comes from the coding sequence ATGGACGAGGCCGATAGCCCTCCGTACGGCCCCGCGGCCGCCCCCGCAGACGGTCCCTCGCTCGAACAACTCGGCTCGGTGTTCTACGTTCGTGAGGTACGTACGGACGACGAAAGACTGCTGTACTACGGCGAGTCGCTCGTCTCGCGCCGCTCGCTGCTCGAAGAGGTCTGGCCTTCGTTCCGACAAGCGGGCTACGACGTTCGGCTCGCACGGACGAACGACGGACTCGACGTGCTCGTCGCCGAACCCCTCTCGGTCGGCCTCGAGGGCGTCCCCTGGAAGAACCTGTTGCTGTTCGTCGCGACCGTCACCTCGACGCTGTTCGTCGGCGCGTACGCGTGGTACTACATCCCCGTAAGCCAGATTCAGGAGAACCCGCTGGTCGCGCTCGAAGCGTGGCCCTTCACTGCCGCCGTGCTCGGCGTCCTCTGCGCGCACGAACTCGGCCACTACGTGATGGGTCGCTACCACGGCGTCGACGTCTCGCTGCCGTATCTCATTCCCTTTATCTTCCCGTTCGGCACGATGGGCGCGATAATCCGAATGCGCGGGCAGATGCCCGACCGGAAGGCGCTGTTCGACATCGGCGTCGCCGGGCCGCTCGGCGGGTTGGCGGCGACGGTTCTCGTCACCGCTATCGGCCTGTCGCTCGACCCGATCACGATTCCCGAGCGCGTGTTCGTCGGGAGCACCGAGGTCATCCAGTTCAACAACCCGCTGCTGCTGGACCTCATCGCGACGTTCCTCGGCCAACCGAGCGACTACAGCTATCCGCAGACGGTGAACCCGGTCATCATCGGCGGCTGGGTGGGGATGTTCTTCACCGTGTTGAACCTCTTGCCGGTCGGTCAACTCGACGGCGGCCACATGGTCCGCGCGATGCTCGGACGGAGACAGGAGACCGTGGCGACGCTCGTTCCGCTCGGCCTGTTCGGCCTCGCGGGCTACCTCTACTACGTTCGCGACCTCGGCCTCCAGGAGTCTGTCGGCCTGTGGGCCTTCTGGGGGCTGTTCTCGCTGTTCATCGCCATCAACGGCCCCGCCCACCCCATCGACGAGTCCGGTATCGGCTGGAAGCGACAGCTCGTCGGCGTGTTCACCTTCGCGCTCGGCCTGCTGTGTTTCATGCTGGTGCCGATTCAGCTGATGAGCGCGTGA